The following is a genomic window from Hymenobacter gelipurpurascens.
TCGGCACCTACCTGCCCAAGTTGTTTCTTCTCTGAATACTCAGAGAATAGCGTATTGAGGTTCTCGCTGAAGTCCTCATCGGATTTTACAACGGAATCGGCATACTCCATGCCGACTTTGATAAAGCCACCGAAATCCGCAGACTTCAGCGCCTTCAGCATGTCATCATCAATATCCAGCATCTTCGCTTTCTCAATGATGTCGCCCTCAAATTTGTGGTCGAACTCATTGTTATAGATGGTGAATACCGACTTGGCGTCCTTGAAAATCGGATCCTTTTTGTAGGTCGTTTTCAGGTACATCGGAATCAAACCAGTCATCCAGTCATTGCAATGCACAATATCCGGGGCCCAGCCTAGCTTCTTTACTGTTTCAAGTACACCTTTGCAGAAGAAGATAGCGCGCTCATCGTTATCAGAGTGGAACTTGTCGTTCTTGTCTACCAGTACCGATTTGCGGTGAAAATAATCTTCGTTGTCAATGAAGTATACCTGTAGCTTAGCATTCGGGATAGATGCCACCTTAATGATGAGTGGTTTCTCATCCTCGCCGACGGCAATGTTGATGCCGGACAGCCGCACTACCTCATG
Proteins encoded in this region:
- a CDS encoding glycogen/starch synthase: MSKLRILYAATEINPFLQTTKVAEFLRRLPQGMQEMGMEIRIFVPRFGIINERKNRLHEVVRLSGINIAVGEDEKPLIIKVASIPNAKLQVYFIDNEDYFHRKSVLVDKNDKFHSDNDERAIFFCKGVLETVKKLGWAPDIVHCNDWMTGLIPMYLKTTYKKDPIFKDAKSVFTIYNNEFDHKFEGDIIEKAKMLDIDDDMLKALKSADFGGFIKVGMEYADSVVKSDEDFSENLNTLFSEYSEKKQLGQVGADENLLTSYYALYNELAN